In Eretmochelys imbricata isolate rEreImb1 chromosome 14, rEreImb1.hap1, whole genome shotgun sequence, a genomic segment contains:
- the LOC144275221 gene encoding olfactory receptor 14A16-like — protein sequence MSNQTTMTEFLLLGFSDVPELQILYFVVFLVLYLISLLGNLLIITAIALDRHLHTPMYFFLMNLSILDLGSISATIPKSMANSLMTTRSISYAGCVAQVFLVVFFTSADFAILTIMGYDRYTAICQPLHYETVMNRRACVQIAASAWISVLLYSAVHTGNTFAISFCGGNMVDQFFCEVPQLLKLACSDSEISEVGFLIFSACLASSCFIFIIVSYVQIFTTVLRIPPEQGRHKAFSTCLPHLIVVSLFICKGSFTYLKPISSSTSGLDLVMAVLYSVLPPMMNPIIYGMRNKELKGALSKLIVWRLFSKNKMSLFLLQ from the coding sequence atgtccaaccaaaccaccaTGACCGAATTCCTTCTCCTGGGGTTCTCTGATGTTCCAGAACTGCAGATTTTatactttgtggtgtttctagtgctttacctgatatccctaCTTGGGAACCTTCTTATCATCACAGCCATAGCCCTAGACCgacaccttcacacccccatgtacttcttcctgatgaatctgtccattCTAGACCTTGGCTCCATCTCTgccaccatccccaaatccatggcTAACTCCCTCATGACCACAAGATCGATTTCTTATGctggatgtgttgcccaagtctttctcgtcgtcttcttcacttcagcagattttGCCATACTGACCATCATGGGGTACGACCGATACACTgccatctgccaaccactgcactatgagacagtgatgaacagaagagcttgtgtccaaatagcagccagtgcctggatcagtgttcttctctactctgcagtgcacactggaaacacctttgcaatatccttctgtggagggaacatggtggatcagttcttctgtgaagtcCCCCAGCTACTCAAGCTCGCTTGCTCTGATTCAGAAATCAGTGAAGTTGGGTTTCTCATCTTTAGTGCGTGCTTAGCCTCAAGCTGCTTTATTTTCATAattgtgtcatatgttcagatcttcacTACAGTGCTGAGAATCCCCCCTGAGCAGGGTAGgcataaagccttctccacctgcctccctcacctcattgtggtctcCTTGTTTATTTGCAAGGGAAGCTTTACCTACTtgaaacccatctccagctctACCTCAGGTCTGGATCTCGTgatggctgttctctattctgtgttgccaccaatgatgaatccgatcatctacggCATGAGGAACAAGGAGCTCAAAGGTGCCTTGAGTAAACTGATAGTTTGGAGGTTATTCTCTAAGAATAAAATGTCCTTATTTCTTCTTCAGTAA